One Paroedura picta isolate Pp20150507F chromosome 16, Ppicta_v3.0, whole genome shotgun sequence genomic region harbors:
- the CCR7 gene encoding C-C chemokine receptor type 7 isoform X1 has translation MARDKPPEMVFFWSLYLLFQVCLGSEPVTSAYDDTENDNSTIDYSNYEEPCAKDEVRQFCATFLPPIYTLVCVVGLAGNVLVMVTNICFKRLKTMTDTYLLNLALADILFLLTLPFWATASAKHWVFKEFGCKAIHCVGRMSFFSGMLLLLSISIDRYFAIVHAPSAHRLRSQRDLASKITCLFIWILAFLLSVPELIYSGVYEPDQQLPICIIRTENLLAFETTVRVLQMFFGFLVPLLVMTFCYSVIIWTLLQARSFDKNRAIKVLIAVMVLFVIFQLPYNGVILAKTISSLNYTSSECEAIKRLDVANDLTYSLACFRCCLNPFLYAFMGVKFRNDLLRLLKDLGCISQAQLWQWSAGRETKRFSVATETDTTTTFSP, from the exons ATGGCCAGAG ATAAACCGCCAGAGATGGTCTTCTTTTGGAGTCTCTATCTTCTTTTCCAG GTTTGCCTGGGCAGCGAGCCCGTGACCTCTGCCTACGACGACACTGAAAACGACAACTCCACCATCGATTACAGCAATTACGAGGAGCCCTGTGCGAAAGATGAGGTCCGGCAGTTCTGTgccaccttcctccctcccatttaCACTCTGGTGTGTGTCGTCGGGCTGGCCGGCAACGTGCTGGTGATGGTGACCAACATCTGCTTCAAGAGGCTGAAGACCATGACAGATACTTACCTGCTCAACCTCGCCTTGGCAGACATCCTTTTcctcctgactcttcccttctggGCCACCGCGTCCGCCAAGCACTGGGTCTTTAAAGAGTTTGGCTGCAAGGCCATCCACTGCGTTGGCCGCATGAGCTTCTTCAGCGGCATGCTGCTCCTTCTCTCCATCAGCATCGACCGGTATTTTGCCATCGTCCACGCCCCCTCGGCCCACCGCCTTCGATCCCAGAGGGACTTGGCCAGCAAGATCACCTGCCTCTTCATTTGGATCCTGGCTTTCCTCCTCTCTGTCCCCGAGCTGATTTACAGTGGTGTCTACGAGCCTGACCAGCAGCTACCGATCTGCATCATCAGGACTGAGAACTTGCTGGCCTTTGAGACCACCGTCCGGGTGTTGCAGATGTTCTTCGGCTTCTTGGTGCCTCTCCTGGTGATGACCTTCTGCTACAGCGTCATCATCTGGACCTTGCTGCAGGCCCGCAGCTTTGACAAGAACCGAGCCATTAAGGTCCTCATCGCGGTCATGGTCCTCTTCGTCATCTTCCAGCTACCCTACAATGGGGTCATCCTAGCCAAGACCATCTCATCCTTAAACTACACCAGCAGTGAATGTGAAGCCATCAAGAGGCTGGATGTGGCCAATGACTTGACCTACAGCCTGGCCTGCTTTCGCTGCTGCCTGAACCCGTTCCTCTACGCCTTCATGGGCGTCAAGTTCCGTAACGACCTGCTTCGTCTCCTCAAGGACCTGGGCTGCATCAGCCAAGCACAGCTCTGGCAATGGTCCGCAGGCCGGGAGACCAAGCGATTTTCTGTTGCCACCGAAACAGACACTACTACCACTTTCTCCCCATAA
- the CCR7 gene encoding C-C chemokine receptor type 7 isoform X2, giving the protein MVFFWSLYLLFQVCLGSEPVTSAYDDTENDNSTIDYSNYEEPCAKDEVRQFCATFLPPIYTLVCVVGLAGNVLVMVTNICFKRLKTMTDTYLLNLALADILFLLTLPFWATASAKHWVFKEFGCKAIHCVGRMSFFSGMLLLLSISIDRYFAIVHAPSAHRLRSQRDLASKITCLFIWILAFLLSVPELIYSGVYEPDQQLPICIIRTENLLAFETTVRVLQMFFGFLVPLLVMTFCYSVIIWTLLQARSFDKNRAIKVLIAVMVLFVIFQLPYNGVILAKTISSLNYTSSECEAIKRLDVANDLTYSLACFRCCLNPFLYAFMGVKFRNDLLRLLKDLGCISQAQLWQWSAGRETKRFSVATETDTTTTFSP; this is encoded by the exons ATGGTCTTCTTTTGGAGTCTCTATCTTCTTTTCCAG GTTTGCCTGGGCAGCGAGCCCGTGACCTCTGCCTACGACGACACTGAAAACGACAACTCCACCATCGATTACAGCAATTACGAGGAGCCCTGTGCGAAAGATGAGGTCCGGCAGTTCTGTgccaccttcctccctcccatttaCACTCTGGTGTGTGTCGTCGGGCTGGCCGGCAACGTGCTGGTGATGGTGACCAACATCTGCTTCAAGAGGCTGAAGACCATGACAGATACTTACCTGCTCAACCTCGCCTTGGCAGACATCCTTTTcctcctgactcttcccttctggGCCACCGCGTCCGCCAAGCACTGGGTCTTTAAAGAGTTTGGCTGCAAGGCCATCCACTGCGTTGGCCGCATGAGCTTCTTCAGCGGCATGCTGCTCCTTCTCTCCATCAGCATCGACCGGTATTTTGCCATCGTCCACGCCCCCTCGGCCCACCGCCTTCGATCCCAGAGGGACTTGGCCAGCAAGATCACCTGCCTCTTCATTTGGATCCTGGCTTTCCTCCTCTCTGTCCCCGAGCTGATTTACAGTGGTGTCTACGAGCCTGACCAGCAGCTACCGATCTGCATCATCAGGACTGAGAACTTGCTGGCCTTTGAGACCACCGTCCGGGTGTTGCAGATGTTCTTCGGCTTCTTGGTGCCTCTCCTGGTGATGACCTTCTGCTACAGCGTCATCATCTGGACCTTGCTGCAGGCCCGCAGCTTTGACAAGAACCGAGCCATTAAGGTCCTCATCGCGGTCATGGTCCTCTTCGTCATCTTCCAGCTACCCTACAATGGGGTCATCCTAGCCAAGACCATCTCATCCTTAAACTACACCAGCAGTGAATGTGAAGCCATCAAGAGGCTGGATGTGGCCAATGACTTGACCTACAGCCTGGCCTGCTTTCGCTGCTGCCTGAACCCGTTCCTCTACGCCTTCATGGGCGTCAAGTTCCGTAACGACCTGCTTCGTCTCCTCAAGGACCTGGGCTGCATCAGCCAAGCACAGCTCTGGCAATGGTCCGCAGGCCGGGAGACCAAGCGATTTTCTGTTGCCACCGAAACAGACACTACTACCACTTTCTCCCCATAA